In the genome of Pseudomonas protegens, one region contains:
- a CDS encoding AidA/PixA family protein, protein MNDNIVDILITIDVDTILESAEQGLFKLSQDASNPSQLYNIYDGNNRLSDLVVYMVVRRSNADGADGGSELAVNLRQGDQLRWRATSLSKGLYYSVILYQYTQTHPPLSEDPNPYLTNVVPTVLPSTPLPIINRDNPAGQPIPQNVKTFYWQADATRVCTRVTYTWSFMIVDRDNKVLGYCSWDPYFSIR, encoded by the coding sequence ATGAACGACAACATAGTGGACATCCTCATCACCATCGATGTGGACACCATCCTCGAAAGTGCCGAACAGGGACTCTTCAAACTCAGCCAGGACGCTTCCAACCCTTCCCAGCTTTACAACATCTACGACGGCAACAACCGACTCTCGGACCTGGTGGTCTACATGGTGGTGCGGCGCAGCAATGCCGATGGCGCCGACGGCGGATCCGAGCTGGCGGTCAACCTGCGTCAGGGCGACCAGTTGCGCTGGCGCGCCACCAGCCTGTCCAAGGGCCTGTACTACTCGGTGATCCTGTACCAGTACACCCAGACCCACCCGCCACTGAGCGAGGACCCCAACCCCTACCTGACCAACGTGGTGCCGACGGTGCTGCCGAGCACGCCACTGCCCATCATCAACCGGGACAACCCCGCCGGTCAGCCGATCCCGCAGAACGTCAAGACCTTCTACTGGCAGGCCGACGCCACCCGCGTCTGCACCCGGGTCACCTACACCTGGTCCTTCATGATTGTCGACCGTGACAACAAGGTGCTGGGCTACTGCTCCTGGGACCCGTACTTCTCGATCCGCTAA
- a CDS encoding PrpF domain-containing protein, whose translation MPDLQKPAAIPEFPVCHARGGTSTGLILAREALPRDEALVEELLRHLMGVPLQGEWPGNTQITGLGRGGPTSNKVFIVERRPDETRMISTLAQLAAGKSAIDWSVNCGNMSAALPLYALQRGWLQPGEGGGQIEIFNSNTQTTMYARLSLRDGRLLSDTRIPGVNGVFPGVDLFLDKPVGAKTGALFPTWQRTDLLDGIAATCIDVAVPMVILRAADLGKTGEESPAELDADPHFKSRLLELMVQGGLLMGLRKRDGRLMSADDLRRSETIPKICIVSSARHGGDIATRYFTPQNAHPSLAVSGGCCLAAACLAEGTVAHAMLARAPLIGEAKGEYPLAIENPAGVLETLINARQVAGELLIDGAAYRRSAQILLQGSTPLYNASPELTAALGAL comes from the coding sequence ATGCCCGATCTGCAAAAGCCTGCTGCTATCCCTGAGTTCCCGGTGTGCCACGCCCGTGGCGGCACCTCCACCGGGCTGATCCTGGCTCGCGAAGCGCTGCCCCGGGACGAAGCCCTGGTGGAAGAACTGCTGCGCCACCTGATGGGCGTGCCTTTGCAGGGCGAGTGGCCGGGCAACACCCAGATCACCGGCCTGGGGCGCGGCGGGCCCACCAGCAACAAGGTGTTCATCGTCGAGCGCCGCCCCGACGAGACGCGGATGATCAGCACCCTGGCGCAGCTGGCGGCGGGCAAGAGCGCCATCGACTGGAGCGTCAACTGCGGCAACATGTCCGCGGCCCTGCCGTTGTACGCCCTGCAACGCGGCTGGCTGCAGCCCGGGGAGGGCGGCGGACAGATCGAGATCTTCAACAGCAACACCCAGACCACGATGTATGCGCGCCTGAGCCTGCGTGACGGCCGGCTGCTCAGCGACACGCGAATTCCCGGGGTCAACGGGGTGTTTCCCGGGGTCGACCTGTTTCTCGACAAACCGGTGGGCGCCAAGACCGGCGCGCTGTTTCCCACCTGGCAGCGGACCGACCTGCTGGATGGGATTGCCGCCACCTGCATCGACGTGGCGGTGCCCATGGTCATCCTGCGCGCGGCGGACCTGGGCAAGACCGGCGAGGAAAGCCCGGCCGAACTGGACGCCGACCCGCATTTCAAAAGCCGCCTGCTGGAGCTGATGGTGCAAGGCGGCCTGCTCATGGGCCTGCGCAAGCGCGACGGCCGCCTGATGAGCGCCGACGACCTGCGGCGCAGCGAAACCATTCCGAAGATCTGCATCGTCAGCTCGGCGCGCCACGGCGGGGATATCGCCACCCGCTACTTCACCCCGCAGAACGCCCACCCGTCCCTGGCGGTGTCCGGCGGTTGCTGCCTGGCGGCGGCCTGCCTGGCCGAAGGCACCGTGGCCCACGCCATGCTGGCGCGTGCGCCGCTGATAGGTGAAGCGAAGGGTGAATACCCGCTGGCGATTGAAAACCCCGCCGGGGTGCTGGAGACCCTGATCAATGCCCGGCAAGTGGCCGGGGAACTGCTGATCGATGGCGCCGCCTACCGGCGCAGCGCGCAGATCCTGTTGCAGGGCAGCACACCGCTGTACAACGCCTCGCCCGAACTGACCGCCGCCCTTGGTGCCTTGTAG
- a CDS encoding alpha/beta fold hydrolase, which produces MPQAPQQLLFLPGASGNRQFWQPLARQLRHPARQAHLGWPGFGDTPARAYVQGMDDLVELVLQRIDQPSALVAQSMGGIIAVRAALARPALITHLVLSVTSGGVDMGALGASDWRGDYAAAYPQLPRWFVDDHSDLGPRLGELRMPVLLLWGDCDPISPVAVGQRLAALLPNACLRIVPGAGHDLGLSHAALVAPWLDRHLNGESIPGA; this is translated from the coding sequence ATGCCCCAAGCCCCCCAACAACTGCTGTTTCTGCCCGGCGCCTCGGGCAACCGTCAATTCTGGCAACCCCTGGCTAGGCAGTTGCGCCATCCGGCGCGTCAGGCGCACCTGGGCTGGCCGGGGTTCGGCGACACCCCGGCCCGGGCTTACGTCCAGGGCATGGACGATCTGGTGGAGCTGGTGCTGCAACGCATCGACCAGCCCAGCGCGCTGGTGGCCCAGTCCATGGGCGGCATCATCGCGGTGCGCGCGGCCCTGGCGCGACCGGCGCTGATCACCCATCTGGTGTTGAGCGTCACCTCCGGCGGCGTCGACATGGGCGCGCTCGGCGCCAGCGACTGGCGCGGCGACTATGCCGCGGCCTACCCGCAGCTGCCACGCTGGTTCGTCGACGACCACAGCGACCTTGGCCCGCGCCTGGGGGAACTGCGCATGCCGGTTCTGCTGCTGTGGGGCGACTGCGACCCCATCAGCCCGGTGGCGGTGGGTCAGCGTCTGGCCGCCCTGCTGCCCAACGCCTGCCTGCGCATCGTGCCCGGGGCCGGGCATGACCTGGGCCTGAGCCACGCGGCCCTAGTCGCGCCGTGGCTCGATCGGCACTTGAACGGCGAGTCGATCCCAGGCGCCTAG
- a CDS encoding LysE family translocator, which produces MDLATLSLFIPACFALNMAPGPNNLLSVSNATRYGYRRSCLAGAGRLLAFAAMIALAAAGLAVVLQTSELLFQAIKILGAGYLLYLAWQLWRANPGTEASEDRARAGLWALARQEFLVAAGNPKAILIFTAFLPQFVDPAQPMGPQFLMLGALFLGLEWIAICAYAYMGLHMRRWFAEPRGKRLFNRGCALLLSGAASVLLMARRS; this is translated from the coding sequence ATGGACCTTGCCACCCTGAGCCTGTTCATCCCCGCCTGCTTTGCCCTGAACATGGCCCCCGGCCCGAACAACCTGCTGTCGGTGAGCAACGCCACCCGCTACGGCTATCGCCGCTCCTGCCTGGCGGGTGCCGGCCGGCTGCTGGCGTTCGCCGCCATGATCGCCCTGGCCGCCGCCGGCCTGGCGGTGGTCCTGCAGACCTCGGAGCTGTTGTTCCAGGCGATCAAGATCCTCGGCGCGGGGTATCTGCTGTACCTGGCCTGGCAACTGTGGCGTGCCAACCCCGGCACTGAAGCCAGCGAGGACAGGGCCCGCGCCGGCCTCTGGGCCCTGGCCCGCCAGGAGTTCCTGGTGGCGGCGGGCAACCCCAAGGCGATCCTGATCTTCACCGCCTTCCTGCCGCAATTCGTCGATCCGGCGCAGCCGATGGGCCCGCAGTTCCTGATGCTGGGCGCGCTGTTCCTGGGCCTGGAGTGGATCGCCATCTGCGCCTACGCCTACATGGGCCTGCACATGCGCCGCTGGTTCGCCGAACCGCGCGGCAAGCGCCTGTTCAATCGCGGTTGCGCGCTGCTGTTGTCGGGGGCGGCCTCGGTGCTGCTGA
- a CDS encoding low molecular weight protein tyrosine phosphatase family protein has product MLNVLFVCSQNKLRSPTAEQVFADWPGIETASAGLNHDAEVPLGPELVQWAGLIVVMETRHREKLRKRFKAQLNSQQIVCLNIADDYDFMDPELIQLLRQKVPPFLPDGGEDR; this is encoded by the coding sequence ATGCTCAATGTCTTGTTTGTCTGCAGCCAGAACAAGCTGCGCAGCCCCACCGCCGAGCAGGTGTTTGCCGACTGGCCGGGGATCGAAACCGCTTCGGCGGGGCTCAATCACGATGCCGAAGTGCCCCTGGGCCCGGAGCTGGTGCAATGGGCCGGGCTGATTGTGGTGATGGAAACCCGCCACCGAGAGAAACTGCGCAAGCGCTTCAAGGCGCAGTTGAACAGCCAGCAGATTGTCTGCCTGAACATTGCCGATGATTACGACTTCATGGACCCGGAGCTGATCCAGTTGTTGCGGCAGAAGGTGCCGCCGTTTCTTCCCGATGGCGGCGAGGATCGCTGA
- the katG gene encoding catalase/peroxidase HPI, with the protein MSDESKCPFKHTAGQGTSNRDWWPGQLNLKILHQHSHLSDPMAEDFDYAAEFKTLDLAAVKRDLLALMTDSQPWWPADFGHYGPLFIRMAWHSAGTYRIADGRGGAGGGQQRFAPLNSWPDNVSLDKARRLIWPIKQKYGRKISWADLIILTGNVALESMGFKTFGFAGGRQDVWEPEDNVYWGSETTWLGDQRYSGDRELENPLGAVQMGLIYVNPEGPNGNPDPLAAARDIRETFARMAMDDEETVALIAGGHTFGKTHGAGPASHVGPEPEAAGLEEQGLGWKSSFGTGVGGDAITSGLEVIWTTTPTRWSNDFFDHLFGYEWELTTSPAGAHQWQPKGGAGAGSVPDAHDPNKRRAPSMLTTDLSLRFDPAYEAISRRFHQHPEQLAEAFSRAWFKLTHRDMGPRARYLGPEVPAEELIWQDPIPAVNHPLIDAQDIQQLKGQILNSGLSVAQLVSTAWASASTFRGSDKRGGANGARIRLAPQKDWEVNQPQQLAQVLQGLESVQSAFNSAQSTGKRVSLADLIVLGGCAAVELAAKNAGYSISVPFAPGRMDASQEQTDVESFAVLEPVADGFRNYLKPVSGVTAEALLVDRAQLLTLTAPQLTVLLGGLRVLGANVGQSPHGVFTARPGTLSNDFFVNLLDMGTQWKPQSEARDLYEGSDRATGQYKWSGTRVDLLLGSNSQLRALAEVYAAADAGEKFVKDFVAAWDKVMNLDRFDLH; encoded by the coding sequence ATGTCTGATGAATCCAAGTGCCCGTTCAAACACACCGCCGGCCAAGGCACCAGCAACCGTGACTGGTGGCCCGGCCAACTGAACCTGAAGATCCTCCACCAACACTCGCACCTGTCCGACCCCATGGCCGAGGACTTCGACTACGCCGCCGAATTCAAGACCCTGGACCTGGCCGCGGTGAAGCGCGACCTGCTGGCCTTGATGACCGACTCCCAACCCTGGTGGCCGGCGGATTTTGGCCATTACGGCCCGCTGTTCATCCGCATGGCCTGGCACAGCGCCGGCACCTACCGCATCGCCGATGGCCGTGGCGGCGCCGGGGGCGGGCAGCAGCGCTTCGCCCCGCTCAACAGCTGGCCGGACAACGTCAGCCTGGACAAGGCGCGGCGGCTGATCTGGCCGATCAAGCAGAAGTACGGGCGCAAGATTTCCTGGGCCGACCTGATCATCCTCACCGGCAACGTCGCCCTGGAATCCATGGGCTTTAAAACCTTCGGCTTTGCCGGTGGCCGCCAAGATGTCTGGGAGCCGGAAGACAACGTCTACTGGGGCAGCGAAACCACCTGGCTCGGCGACCAGCGCTACAGCGGCGACCGCGAACTGGAGAACCCCCTGGGGGCGGTGCAGATGGGCCTGATCTACGTCAACCCGGAAGGCCCCAACGGCAACCCCGACCCGCTGGCGGCGGCCCGCGACATCCGCGAAACCTTCGCCCGCATGGCCATGGACGACGAAGAGACCGTGGCCCTGATCGCCGGCGGCCACACCTTCGGCAAGACCCACGGCGCCGGCCCGGCCAGCCACGTCGGCCCGGAGCCGGAAGCCGCCGGCCTGGAAGAACAGGGCCTGGGCTGGAAAAGCAGCTTCGGCACGGGCGTTGGTGGCGACGCCATCACCAGCGGCCTGGAAGTGATCTGGACCACCACCCCGACCCGCTGGAGCAACGACTTCTTCGACCACCTGTTCGGTTATGAATGGGAACTGACCACCAGTCCCGCCGGCGCCCACCAATGGCAACCCAAGGGCGGCGCCGGGGCCGGCAGCGTGCCGGACGCCCACGACCCGAATAAACGCCGCGCCCCGTCGATGCTCACCACCGACCTGTCGCTGCGCTTCGACCCGGCCTACGAGGCGATCTCCCGGCGCTTCCACCAGCACCCCGAGCAACTGGCCGAAGCCTTCTCCCGGGCCTGGTTCAAACTCACCCACCGCGACATGGGCCCGCGCGCCCGCTACCTGGGCCCGGAAGTGCCGGCCGAGGAACTGATCTGGCAAGACCCGATTCCGGCGGTGAACCACCCGCTGATCGACGCCCAGGACATCCAGCAGCTCAAGGGCCAGATCCTCAACTCCGGCCTGTCCGTGGCGCAACTGGTGTCCACCGCCTGGGCCTCGGCCTCGACCTTCCGCGGCTCGGACAAGCGCGGCGGTGCCAACGGCGCACGGATTCGCCTGGCCCCGCAAAAAGATTGGGAGGTCAACCAACCGCAGCAACTGGCCCAGGTGCTGCAAGGCCTGGAATCCGTGCAGAGCGCCTTCAACAGCGCGCAAAGCACTGGCAAGCGTGTATCCCTGGCGGACTTGATCGTCCTTGGCGGTTGCGCGGCGGTGGAGCTGGCGGCGAAAAATGCCGGCTACAGCATCAGCGTGCCCTTCGCCCCAGGGCGCATGGACGCCAGCCAGGAACAGACCGACGTCGAATCCTTCGCCGTGCTGGAACCGGTGGCCGATGGCTTCCGCAACTACCTCAAGCCGGTTTCCGGCGTCACCGCCGAAGCCCTGCTGGTGGACAGAGCACAACTGCTGACCCTCACCGCCCCGCAACTGACCGTGCTCCTGGGCGGCCTGCGGGTGCTGGGGGCCAACGTCGGGCAATCGCCCCACGGCGTATTCACCGCGCGCCCGGGCACCCTGAGCAACGACTTCTTCGTCAACCTGCTGGACATGGGCACCCAATGGAAACCCCAGTCCGAGGCCCGCGACCTGTACGAGGGCAGCGACCGCGCCACTGGGCAATAC